One Mugil cephalus isolate CIBA_MC_2020 chromosome 8, CIBA_Mcephalus_1.1, whole genome shotgun sequence genomic window carries:
- the LOC125011850 gene encoding phospholipase A2-like, whose amino-acid sequence MTWRLLQTATMNQTAHLLLLLLLPACLVCSRLPKALWQFGNMIQCAQPGTNPLAYNDYGCWCGFGGGGTPLDELDMCCQVHDQCYAASRRVPGCTALEDLPYIIVYDFTCSNQEVTCSATNNKCQAAVCECDRIAAHCFAQKTYNPANKNVDKDVRCVN is encoded by the exons ATGACTTGGAGGTTGCTTCAGACGGCAACCATGAATCAAACAgctcatctgctgctgctgctgctgctccctg CGTGTTTGGTCTGCTCTCGGCTCCCCAAGGCCTTATGGCAGTTTGGGAACATGATCCAGTGCGCCCAGCCCGGCACCAACCCTCTGGCCTACAACGACTACGGCTGCTGGTGCGGCTTCGGCGGCGGCGGAACACCTCTAGATGAACTGGACAT GTGCTGTCAAGTTCACGATCAGTGCTATGCAGCGAGCAGAAGGGTTCCTGGATGCACGGCTCTTGAGGACCTTCCTTATATTATTGTTTATGATTTTACCTGCTCAAACCAGGAGGTCACCTGCTCAG CGACCAACAATAAGTGCCAGGCTGCCGTGTGCGAGTGCGATCGCATAGCGGCTCACTGCTTCGCTCAGAAAACGTACAACCCCGCCAACAAGAACGTGGACAAAGACGTCCGATGTGTCAACTGA